From a region of the Sesamum indicum cultivar Zhongzhi No. 13 linkage group LG3, S_indicum_v1.0, whole genome shotgun sequence genome:
- the LOC105158131 gene encoding uncharacterized protein LOC105158131 isoform X1 translates to MGREKSVATMAKNNEKLNGGMEGSKEEDTRTTLIGPSAKSVTENGRPSSLVIKRTHRVIPAHIVAEAISTLHGLDLRWSGPITPTEMQYVEQYVLAKYPEYSNALVEGGEKTDLYDLCIKEKLSEPQPDDRKKSPRGVSRESFTPSFGSSHPDLENTQLEPSRLLSILTKKSSFVGSFISIPEIQARNKVLKHCGLPDEEYLVLFTQSYKDAMMLVGESYPFFKGNYYLTIIGEEADYVREFASYKESRVIMAPESWLDLRIKGSQLSHYFRRKCKHTPKGLFSYPAEVNGTRYSMHWISEAHRNSWHVLLDATAFVVGEDRLNLALHRPDFVLCSLDNAHASKVTCLLVRRKSFDMSASSTTQHE, encoded by the exons ATGGGCAGGGAAAAATCAGTAGCAACCATGGCAAAGAACAATGAGAAACTGAATGGAGGAATGGAG GGGTCCAAAGAAGAAGATACGAGAACCACGTTAATCGGTCCGTCAGCAAAATCAGTAACAGAAAATGGCAGACCGAGCAGCCTGGTTATTAAG aGAACCCATAGAGTAATTCCTGCTCACATAGTTGCCGAAGCCATATCAACGCTCCACGGTCTAGACCTTAGGTGGTCTGGGCCAATAACTCCTACTGAAATGCAATATGTGGAACAATACGTCCTTGCTAAGTACCCGGAGTACTCAAATGCCCTTGTTGAAGGAGGAGAAAAGACTGATCTCTATGACCTCTGCATTAAAGAAAAGCTCTCGGAACCCCAGCCAGATGACAGGAAGAAATCACCTAGAGGAGTCTCCAGAGAATCATTTACGCCTTCCTTCGGGAGCAGCCATCCTGATCTTGAGAACACACAGCTGGAACCATCAAGATTGCTTAGTATCCTCACAAAGAAATCCTCCTTTGTCGGTAGCTTCATCTCGATTCCTGAAATTCAAGCTCGAAACAAGGTGCTCAAACACTGTGGACTACCTGATGAGGAGTATCTTGTTCTGTTCACTCAAAGCTACAAGGATGCAATGATGTTGGTTGGAGAAAGCTACCCGTTTTTCAAGGGGAATTACTATCTGACAATTATTGGGGAAGAAGCTGATTACGTGAGGGAATTTGCGAGCTACAAGGAGTCGAGAGTGATTATGGCGCCAGAGAGTTGGTTGGATTTGAGAATAAAGGGATCACAACTCAGCCATTATTTCAGAAGGAAGTGCAAGCACACTCCCAAGGGACTTTTCTCGTACCCGGCTGAAGTGAACGGGACTCGGTATTCTATGCATTGGATATCAGAAGCCCATCGCAACTCATGGCACGTTCTGCTTGATGCTACTGCATTCGTGGTGGGAGAAGATCGGCTCAATCTCGCACTCCATAGACCCGATTTCGTGCTGTGCAGTCTTGATAATGCGCATGCTTCCAAGGTTACTTGTCTCTTGGTAAGAAGAAAATCCTTCGACATGTCCGCATCCTCTACTACACAACACGAATGA
- the LOC105158131 gene encoding uncharacterized protein LOC105158131 isoform X2, translated as MAKNNEKLNGGMEGSKEEDTRTTLIGPSAKSVTENGRPSSLVIKRTHRVIPAHIVAEAISTLHGLDLRWSGPITPTEMQYVEQYVLAKYPEYSNALVEGGEKTDLYDLCIKEKLSEPQPDDRKKSPRGVSRESFTPSFGSSHPDLENTQLEPSRLLSILTKKSSFVGSFISIPEIQARNKVLKHCGLPDEEYLVLFTQSYKDAMMLVGESYPFFKGNYYLTIIGEEADYVREFASYKESRVIMAPESWLDLRIKGSQLSHYFRRKCKHTPKGLFSYPAEVNGTRYSMHWISEAHRNSWHVLLDATAFVVGEDRLNLALHRPDFVLCSLDNAHASKVTCLLVRRKSFDMSASSTTQHE; from the exons ATGGCAAAGAACAATGAGAAACTGAATGGAGGAATGGAG GGGTCCAAAGAAGAAGATACGAGAACCACGTTAATCGGTCCGTCAGCAAAATCAGTAACAGAAAATGGCAGACCGAGCAGCCTGGTTATTAAG aGAACCCATAGAGTAATTCCTGCTCACATAGTTGCCGAAGCCATATCAACGCTCCACGGTCTAGACCTTAGGTGGTCTGGGCCAATAACTCCTACTGAAATGCAATATGTGGAACAATACGTCCTTGCTAAGTACCCGGAGTACTCAAATGCCCTTGTTGAAGGAGGAGAAAAGACTGATCTCTATGACCTCTGCATTAAAGAAAAGCTCTCGGAACCCCAGCCAGATGACAGGAAGAAATCACCTAGAGGAGTCTCCAGAGAATCATTTACGCCTTCCTTCGGGAGCAGCCATCCTGATCTTGAGAACACACAGCTGGAACCATCAAGATTGCTTAGTATCCTCACAAAGAAATCCTCCTTTGTCGGTAGCTTCATCTCGATTCCTGAAATTCAAGCTCGAAACAAGGTGCTCAAACACTGTGGACTACCTGATGAGGAGTATCTTGTTCTGTTCACTCAAAGCTACAAGGATGCAATGATGTTGGTTGGAGAAAGCTACCCGTTTTTCAAGGGGAATTACTATCTGACAATTATTGGGGAAGAAGCTGATTACGTGAGGGAATTTGCGAGCTACAAGGAGTCGAGAGTGATTATGGCGCCAGAGAGTTGGTTGGATTTGAGAATAAAGGGATCACAACTCAGCCATTATTTCAGAAGGAAGTGCAAGCACACTCCCAAGGGACTTTTCTCGTACCCGGCTGAAGTGAACGGGACTCGGTATTCTATGCATTGGATATCAGAAGCCCATCGCAACTCATGGCACGTTCTGCTTGATGCTACTGCATTCGTGGTGGGAGAAGATCGGCTCAATCTCGCACTCCATAGACCCGATTTCGTGCTGTGCAGTCTTGATAATGCGCATGCTTCCAAGGTTACTTGTCTCTTGGTAAGAAGAAAATCCTTCGACATGTCCGCATCCTCTACTACACAACACGAATGA
- the LOC105158132 gene encoding acetolactate synthase 1, chloroplastic → MAAATPASSSSTVWKRSSFSNSPKLLSRFTVPFPHNPQKPTAGVISRRRPLQISNVLSAPREQVHPEEAFVSRFAADEPRKGCDVLVEALEREGVTDVFAYPGGASMEIHQALTRSKIIRNVLPRHEQGGVFAAEGYARASGLPGVCIATSGPGATNLVSGLADALLDSVPLVAITGQVPRRMIGTDAFQETPIVEVTRSITKHNYLVLDVEDIPRVVKEAFFIARSGRPGPVLIDVPKDIQQQMVVPNWNQPMRLAGYLSRLPRPPSAMLLEQIVRLVSESKRPVLYVGGGCLNSSEELRRFVELTGIPVASTLMGLGSYPCSDEEFALQMLGMHGTVYANYAVDKSDLLLAFGVRFDDRVTGKLEAFASRAKIVHIDIDSAEIGKNKQPHVSICADMKLALQGLNLILEDMLKEGKNNVDFSAWRQELKEQKMNFPLSFKTFEDAIPPQYAIQVLDELTGGNAIISTGVGQHQMWAAQFYKYNKPRQWLTSGGLGAMGFGLPAAIGAAVARPDAVVVDIDGDGSFIMNVQELATIRVENLPVKIMLLNNQHLGMVVQWEDRFYKSNRAHTYLGNPSKESEIFPDMLKFAEACDIPAARVTKKDDLRAAIQKMLDTPGPYLLDVIVPHQEHVLPMIPSGGAFKDVITEGDGRIKY, encoded by the coding sequence ATGGCGGCCGCTACTCCTGCCTCCAGCTCGTCCACTGTGTGGAAACGCTCTTCTTTCTCTAATTCGCCGAAGCTTCTTTCTAGATTTACCGTCCCGTTCCCTCACAATCCTCAGAAGCCCACAGCTGGCGTCATTTCGCGACGCCGTCCGCTGCAAATCTCAAATGTGCTGTCTGCTCCCAGGGAACAAGTGCATCCTGAGGAGGCGTTTGTTTCCCGATTTGCCGCTGACGAACCTCGGAAGGGCTGCGACGTTTTAGTGGAGGCGCTTGAACGAGAAGGGGTCACCGACGTCTTTGCTTACCCCGGAGGCGCGTCTATGGAGATCCATCAAGCGCTTACCCGCTCCAAAATCATCCGGAACGTGCTCCCGCGCCACGAGCAGGGAGGTGTCTTCGCTGCCGAGGGGTACGCCCGCGCTTCCGGTCTTCCCGGCGTCTGCATCGCGACATCTGGCCCTGGTGCCACCAATTTGGTCTCTGGCCTCGCCGATGCTCTTCTCGATAGCGTACCGCTTGTGGCTATCACAGGCCAGGTTCCCCGTCGTATGATCGGCACTGATGCTTTCCAAGAAACCCCTATTGTTGAGGTAACTAGGTCGATTACCAAGCATAATTATCTTGTTTTAGATGTTGAGGATATTCCTCGGGTTGTCAAGGAAGCTTTCTTTATCGCTCGGTCGGGAAGGCCTGGCCCAGTTTTGATTGACGTTCCAAAAGATATTCAACAGCAAATGGTGGTACCAAATTGGAATCAGCCAATGAGGTTGGCTGGTTACTTGTCTAGATTGCCTAGGCCGCCTAGTGCGATGTTGTTGGAGCAGATAGTTAGGCTGGTATCCGAGTCCAAAAGGCCGGTACTTTATGTCGGTGGTGGGTGTTTGAATTCAAGTGAGGAGTTGAGGAGGTTTGTGGAGCTCACAGGAATTCCGGTTGCTAGCACGCTTATGGGTCTTGGTTCTTATCCTTGTTCTGATGAGGAATTTGCGCTGCAAATGCTGGGTATGCATGGGACTGTTTATGCAAATTATGCAGTGGACAAGAGTGATTTGTTGCTTGCTTTTGGAGTCAGGTTTGATGACCGTGTGACGGGTAAGCTGGAGGCATTTGCCAGTCGAGCAAAGATTGTCCACATTGACATTGATTCTGCTGAGATTGGAAAGAATAAGCAACCTCATGTGTCCATTTGTGCCGATATGAAGTTGGCTTTGCAGGGTTTGAACTTGATATTGGAAGACATGCTGAAAGAGGGTAAGAACAATGTCGACTTTTCAGCCTGGAGGCAAGAGTTAAAAGAGCAGAAGATGAACTTTCCTTTGAGTTTCAAGACATTTGAAGATGCCATTCCACCTCAGTATGCAATTCAAGTTCTTGATGAACTGACAGGAGGGAATGCAATCATTAGTACTGGTGTTGGGCAGCATCAGATGTGGGCTGCacaattttataagtataataagCCACGACAGTGGTTGACATCAGGTGGTTTAGGGGCAATGGGTTTCGGACTTCCTGCAGCAATTGGAGCTGCTGTTGCAAGACCAGATGCAGTTGTAGTGGATATTGATGGTGATGGAAGTTTTATAATGAACGTGCAGGAGTTGGCCACTATCCGGGTAGAGAACCTTCCTGTTAAGATTATGTTGTTAAATAATCAGCACTTGGGTATGGTTGTCCAGTGGGAAGACCGCTTCTATAAGTCCAACAGGGCACACACTTATCTCGGAAATCCTTCCAAAGAGTCAGAGATTTTTCCAGATATGTTGAAGTTTGCAGAGGCTTGTGATATACCTGCAGCTCGTGTGACAAAGAAGGATGATCTCAGGGCAGCAATACAAAAGATGTTGGATACTCCTGGGCCATATTTGTTGGATGTCATTGTACCCCATCAAGAGCATGTCTTGCCCATGATTCCCAGTGGAGGAGCCTTTAAAGACGTGATCACAGAGGGTGATGGAAGAATTAAGTATTGA
- the LOC105158134 gene encoding apoptotic chromatin condensation inducer in the nucleus, which translates to MEGGSTASPPFDASNPTAGSSGGASKFLANLPSRGLLSSTILSSNPGGMRVYICDHDTSPPEDQLIRTNQTNILIRSLMLKNQKGDTKDGKGTSSNQGSRKRAAEKALDKAAGKKAMSSTQLGASQEAALRVLDKDLQSLTVERLRALLKERGLSVKGKKDELIARLRGFNG; encoded by the exons ATGGAAGGTGGCTCCACCGCATCTCCGCCGTTCGATGCGAGCAACCCGACGGCTGGCTCCAGCGGCGGAGCCTCCAAGTTCCTCGCCAACCTCCCCTCTCGCGGCCTCTTATCCTCCACCATTCTCTCCTCGAACCCG GGAGGGATGCGGGTTTACATTTGCGATCATGACACATCACCTCCAG AAGACCAGCTTATAAGGACcaaccaaacaaatatattgattagGTCTCTAATGCTTAAGAATCAAAAGGGTGATACAAAAGATGGGAAAGGCACTTCTTCAAATCAGGGTTCCAGGAAAAG GGCTGCTGAGAAAGCTTTGGATAAGGCTGCAGGAAAGAAGGCCATGTCCAGTACTCAGCTTGGTGCTTCTCAAG AGGCAGCATTGCGCGTGCTTGACAAAGATCTACAGAGCCTGACAGTAGAGAGACTCCGTGCTCTTCTTAAGGAGAGAGGCCTTTCGGTGAAGGGGAAAAAG GACGAGTTGATTGCCCGCTTGAGAGGTTTTAATGGCTAG